From Penaeus vannamei isolate JL-2024 chromosome 12, ASM4276789v1, whole genome shotgun sequence, the proteins below share one genomic window:
- the LOC113803426 gene encoding ras-related protein Rab-8B isoform X1: MARTYDNLFKVLLLGDANVGKTALLVKFASEAPTDHAFISTIGVDFKIRILQVCGRKVKLQMWDTAGQEKFHNVTSAFYRGASGILVVYDVASEKSYENIQKWLADVGKNCADNTVTMILGNNCHLKGDERQVSWERAKEMADKAGVQFMEVSAKTGQNTEEALNILSKSMLAKEPNIIVTSKETSSNTRENRCSVQ; encoded by the exons ATGGCCAGGACTTACGACAACTTGTTCAAAGTGTTGTTGCTCGGGGACGCCAACGTAGGCAAGACCGCGCTGCTGGTTAAGTTTGCGTCAGAGGCCCCCACGGACCATGCCTTCATCTCGACGATCG GAGTAGACTTCAAGATACGCATTCTGCAGGTATGTGGAAGGAAAGTGAAGCTTCAGATGTGGGACACAGCAGGACAGGAAAAGTTCCACAACGTCACCAGCGCTTTCTACAGAGGCGCGAGCGGAATTCTGGTTGTGTACGATGTCGCTAGCGAGAAAAGCTATGAAAACATCCAGAAATG GTTGGCTGACGTTGGGAAAAATTGTGCCGATAATACAGTAACGATGATACTTGGCAACAACTGCCATTTGAAAGGTGACGAAAGACAG GTGTCAtgggagcgagcgaaggagatggCTGACAAGGCAGGTGTCCAGTTCATGGAAGTGTCAGCCAAGACGGGCCAAAACACTGAAGAAGCGTTGAATATTCTTTCCAAATCTATGTTAGCTAAG GAACCGAACATCATTGTAACCAGCAAAGAAACTTCCAGCAACACACGAGAAAATCGATGTTCCGTTCAGTAG
- the LOC113803426 gene encoding ras-related protein Rab-8B isoform X2: protein MPSSRRSVCGRKVKLQMWDTAGQEKFHNVTSAFYRGASGILVVYDVASEKSYENIQKWLADVGKNCADNTVTMILGNNCHLKGDERQVSWERAKEMADKAGVQFMEVSAKTGQNTEEALNILSKSMLAKEPNIIVTSKETSSNTRENRCSVQ from the exons ATGCCTTCATCTCGACGATCG GTATGTGGAAGGAAAGTGAAGCTTCAGATGTGGGACACAGCAGGACAGGAAAAGTTCCACAACGTCACCAGCGCTTTCTACAGAGGCGCGAGCGGAATTCTGGTTGTGTACGATGTCGCTAGCGAGAAAAGCTATGAAAACATCCAGAAATG GTTGGCTGACGTTGGGAAAAATTGTGCCGATAATACAGTAACGATGATACTTGGCAACAACTGCCATTTGAAAGGTGACGAAAGACAG GTGTCAtgggagcgagcgaaggagatggCTGACAAGGCAGGTGTCCAGTTCATGGAAGTGTCAGCCAAGACGGGCCAAAACACTGAAGAAGCGTTGAATATTCTTTCCAAATCTATGTTAGCTAAG GAACCGAACATCATTGTAACCAGCAAAGAAACTTCCAGCAACACACGAGAAAATCGATGTTCCGTTCAGTAG
- the LOC113803427 gene encoding transcription elongation factor 1 homolog translates to MGRRKSKRKPPPKRKNIEPLDTQFNCPFCNHEKSCEVKMDKPRNAGRVSCRVCLEDFQCTINYLSEAVDVYNEWIDACESAN, encoded by the exons ATGGGACGCCGCAAGTCAAAGAGGAAGCCTCCCCCCAAAAGGAAGAATATTGAACCTTTAGACACACAGTTCAATTGCCCATTTTGTAACCACGAGAAATCTTGTGAGGTTAAAAT GGACAAACCACGAAATGCTGGCAGGGTGTCATGCCGTGTTTGTCTGGAGGACTTCCAGTGTACTATTAATTATCTCTCTGAAGCTGTTGATGTCTACAATGAATGGATTGATGCTTGTGAATCTGCCAACTGA
- the LOC138863468 gene encoding protein GVQW3-like: MSLFQRTGNSALRPSVGHLLQRYCNGRIPQETVDEMKATCGEDALSYGVVKHWHPQFKCRRYVVAAPITGRPQFDTGEDTIHKVETSTLEDRRITIRHLAQDVKISVGSVGKIIHDHLQTQHLSARWVLRLLTLFLKE; this comes from the exons atgtcgttattccagaggacgggaaactcggccttgaggccatcggt AGGTCATCTGTTGCAGCGATACTGCAATGGCCGCATACCACAAGAGACCGTCGACGAAATGAAAGCAACTTGTGGGGAGGATGCCCTGTCATATGGCGTTGTTAAACATTGGCATCCCCAGTTCAAGTGTCGGAGATATGTGGTAGCGGCTCCTATCACAGGGCGACCTCAGTTTGACACTGGTGAGGATACCATTCATAAAGTGGAGACTTCCACTTTGGAAGATCGCCGTATTACTATTCGTCACCTAGCCCAAGATGTtaagattagtgttgggtctgtgggcaaaatcattcatgaccatctgcaaACGCAACATTTGTCTGCTCGATGGGTTCTCAGGCTACTCACACTTTTCCTGAAGGAATGA